In Leptospira licerasiae serovar Varillal str. VAR 010, the sequence TGAAAAAGTTGGATCCGGATTGTTTGGAGTATCATTATCTAAACGGTGCGTATTTGTACGTGATCGGAAGATATCCACAATCCAAAAAATCACTCTTGAAAGCTGTGGAGATCAATCCAAGCCATGATCCGTCCTATTATCTTCTTGGAATGATCTTTGTTAGAAGGGGTAAATGGGAATCTTCCGTTCAGTATTTCCAAAAAGCTGTGGAGCTTGCGAATTATAATCCTTTTTACAGATTGAATATGGCTTTGGCTTATTTCGAAACGGGGCAATATCTTAAAGCAAAAGCGGAAGCGGAGAAGGGAATAGAACTCAAACCTAATTACAGAAATCTAAAGCTGATCTTATTAAAAGTGAATTTTCTTTTGGGAAATAAAGCGGATGCACTTGCTCAATGTAAGGAATTTGCAAAAGAAGGTTTTATTCACAGGGAATTCGCTTATATCTATGCAAGACTTGCGATGGATATAGATAAAAATTTCCGTAAGGCGATCAAACTTTATAATCAGTTCCCCGATCTCCCTTTTAATGAGAAAAGATTTTTGGCCCATGCATACTTTCATACGGCGAATTACAGGGCCGCTGCAAATATTTATTCTATAATTTCAGGTTCTAAGATCCTTTCGGAAGAAGATAGGGTCAATTATCTCAGATCTTTGGTGTTTATAAAGGATTACAGAAGATTAGAAAATTTTGTAGCTTCTTGGATGTTGGAAGAGCCCGAAAAAAAATTAAAGATCCAAGAAGCGTTGGATACAGCGGAACTTCTAAGAGAGAACGATCCGAAAGTATACCATATGCTTCCTTCTCGATCTCCTTATTAACCGATTATTCCGCTGCTTCTTGCTTTTTTGTGGGAAATCGAAGAATATAATAAATTACGCATATACCGATCACTGCCATTCCGATCCGAACCTGCAAGAGAGGTGCGAATATCGCACTGACTGTCATTGTGATCACTATCGTGGAAACGGAGATGATCTTTGCTTTAAGTGGGATCGCTTTGTGGATCCTCCAATCTCTAATAAAACTTCCGAAATATTTATTATTCATCAGCCAGTTATAGAACTTTTGAGAAGCCCTTGCATAACAGGCAGCGGTTAAAAGTAAGAAAGGTGTAGTAGGAAGGACCGGTGTAAATATCCCGATAATTCCCAAAATCAAGGATATGGTTCCTATTATGATCAATAAATAACGAACGAATCCATATCTGTGAAGTTTTACTTCGTGGCTATAATCCTTCTGTTCTGCCAATGGAATACCTCTTATCTAAGGTGTTTTGTTTTCAATTCAGGTTAATAAAAAAAGGGAGGCCAAAGCCTCCCTTTTGCAAGAATCATTTCCGTTATTTTCGGAAAATCCTTCTTAGGTATCCTTGAGTGCGGTCACTATTTCTTGGGTGGCTTTTTTACCATCTTGGAAATACATGAGGCAGTTTTCTTGGATGAAGAGAGGGTTAGGAACCCCTGCAAATCCAGGACTCAAGGAACGTTTGATCACGATAATGGTTTTTGCTTTGTCCACATCTAAGATCGGCATTCCGGCGATTGGAGAACCTGGATCCGTTTTTGCCAGAGGGTTCACCAC encodes:
- a CDS encoding tetratricopeptide repeat protein is translated as MIFCRKNIFVLLLSSVLLFGAGLGSKETETSDENQSIIAPSPEGELPLPPQPTDQSEVSRKKYQILALNTETINLLRSNALARAQANIERLKKLDPDCLEYHYLNGAYLYVIGRYPQSKKSLLKAVEINPSHDPSYYLLGMIFVRRGKWESSVQYFQKAVELANYNPFYRLNMALAYFETGQYLKAKAEAEKGIELKPNYRNLKLILLKVNFLLGNKADALAQCKEFAKEGFIHREFAYIYARLAMDIDKNFRKAIKLYNQFPDLPFNEKRFLAHAYFHTANYRAAANIYSIISGSKILSEEDRVNYLRSLVFIKDYRRLENFVASWMLEEPEKKLKIQEALDTAELLRENDPKVYHMLPSRSPY
- a CDS encoding YbaN family protein; amino-acid sequence: MAEQKDYSHEVKLHRYGFVRYLLIIIGTISLILGIIGIFTPVLPTTPFLLLTAACYARASQKFYNWLMNNKYFGSFIRDWRIHKAIPLKAKIISVSTIVITMTVSAIFAPLLQVRIGMAVIGICVIYYILRFPTKKQEAAE